One window from the genome of Oceanisphaera sp. IT1-181 encodes:
- a CDS encoding LysR family transcriptional regulator yields the protein MSRYSMKHMLTFCTVAEYGGFVGAESILGMSQPAISTHIRDFEIRLGFQLCHRGRSGFSLTEKGQAVYRKCREMLNNISDFEADLGELRDKLTGTLRLGLIDSTITNHDFPISDAIHRFYARKNDVSLKLVVLPPEELERELLNGNLHIALGLFHNRHKGLSYQHLCMEAHGFYCGRRHPLFGLADAEVTLDTLRHYPVSSRTYLQHAELQGLMKARDVAMVSNMEAQAILITSGSFLGFLPTHYARQWVERGEMRAFDHLGLSWQSEFSMAMRASPDPQDIVRIFAEDIEATVKAATIRKPKASI from the coding sequence ATGTCGCGTTACTCGATGAAACATATGCTTACTTTTTGCACCGTGGCGGAATATGGCGGCTTTGTCGGTGCCGAGTCGATACTGGGGATGAGCCAACCGGCGATCAGCACGCATATTCGTGACTTTGAGATCCGGCTCGGATTCCAGTTGTGCCATCGCGGGCGGAGCGGATTCAGCCTGACCGAGAAGGGGCAGGCTGTTTATCGCAAGTGTCGCGAGATGCTCAACAACATTTCGGACTTTGAAGCCGATCTTGGCGAACTGCGCGATAAACTGACCGGAACGCTGCGGCTGGGATTGATTGACAGCACCATTACCAATCACGACTTCCCGATCTCCGATGCGATCCATCGCTTCTACGCGCGCAAGAACGACGTCTCACTCAAGTTAGTGGTACTGCCTCCCGAAGAGCTGGAGCGAGAGCTGCTGAACGGCAACCTACACATTGCCTTGGGCTTGTTCCATAACCGACACAAAGGGTTGAGTTACCAGCATTTGTGTATGGAAGCACACGGTTTTTACTGTGGGCGCCGTCATCCGCTGTTTGGGCTGGCGGATGCCGAGGTAACTCTCGATACCCTCAGACACTATCCGGTGTCTTCTCGCACCTATTTGCAACATGCCGAGCTGCAGGGACTGATGAAAGCCCGGGATGTCGCCATGGTCTCCAATATGGAAGCCCAGGCGATTCTGATCACCAGCGGCAGCTTCCTCGGCTTTCTGCCGACGCATTACGCAAGGCAATGGGTCGAGCGTGGAGAGATGCGTGCTTTCGATCATCTTGGTCTGTCCTGGCAATCGGAGTTCAGCATGGCGATGCGGGCCTCTCCCGATCCGCAGGATATCGTCAGAATTTTTGCCGAAGACATAGAGGCCACTGTCAAAGCTGCCACCATCAGAAAGCCAAAGGCGTCGATCTAA
- a CDS encoding agmatinase, with protein sequence MGAPFDCGTQWRSGARMGPRSVREASTLFSFGHGGAYSYEEDLMYLDGVDIVDIGDADMIHTNTEQSHANIEYGVRKILESGALPVIVGGDHSVNAPCIRAFEGRGPIHIIQIDAHLDFVDERHGVRYGHGNPLRRASEQEFVTGMTQLGIRNVSSSNRADHKAAEDAGSTILSVRDVRRLGVEGVLALIPKGVNYYITIDIDGFDPSIAPGTGTPSHGGFTYYEVMEILQEVALSGEVVGIDLCEVAPDYDHTGTTSVLAAQVLMNLIGYVFHGRELRKQSA encoded by the coding sequence ATGGGCGCGCCCTTCGACTGTGGTACCCAGTGGCGATCTGGAGCTCGAATGGGGCCTAGATCGGTCCGTGAAGCATCCACACTGTTTTCCTTCGGCCACGGTGGTGCTTATTCTTATGAAGAGGATCTGATGTATCTGGATGGCGTCGATATCGTCGATATCGGCGATGCGGACATGATACATACCAACACTGAACAGTCCCATGCCAATATTGAATACGGTGTGCGCAAGATACTGGAATCTGGCGCTTTGCCGGTGATCGTCGGTGGTGACCATTCGGTCAATGCCCCTTGTATTCGCGCCTTCGAGGGCCGTGGCCCCATTCATATTATCCAGATTGATGCCCACCTCGACTTCGTCGATGAGCGCCATGGTGTTCGCTACGGTCACGGCAACCCGTTGCGTCGCGCCTCCGAGCAGGAATTCGTCACCGGCATGACGCAGCTTGGCATCCGCAATGTTTCCTCGTCCAACCGTGCGGATCACAAGGCTGCAGAAGATGCGGGTTCTACCATACTGTCCGTGCGCGATGTACGCCGGCTAGGTGTGGAAGGGGTGTTGGCGCTGATCCCCAAAGGAGTCAATTATTACATCACCATCGATATCGACGGTTTTGACCCCTCGATTGCCCCCGGTACCGGAACTCCGAGCCACGGTGGCTTCACTTACTATGAAGTGATGGAAATTCTGCAGGAAGTGGCGCTCAGTGGTGAGGTCGTGGGTATCGATTTGTGCGAAGTCGCCCCCGATTATGATCATACCGGCACCACCAGTGTGTTGGCGGCACAGGTATTGATGAACCTGATCGGCTATGTCTTCCACGGCCGCGAGTTGCGTAAACAAAGCGCATAA